The window CCTTATTGGAGGGTAATAATTATCCACTTAAATTTGAACGAAATTCATCGTTTGATTTAGTGATTTTCATGAATATTTTCATCATATTGATGCTTGTGATTGACAATTTGTTTAGAGATGCCACAAAAGTGGTTTCTTTTTCATTGATTTCTAGCCGTTACATTAAGTTTAGTTTCATTTAAACTTGGTTGGGTAGATTAGTACAAATAAGTGTATCATGGATCATTTATCTTCCActtacaaaataaatattaagCTTGCATTAAAGTAGCATATAAATATACATGATATAAGAAAAACTTTTTGTTGCAAAACAAAGGACTGAATTGTTACACACGAAGTATTGATTTCAAAGATGGTACACTTAATTTAGCAACACATTGATTCATATTGTATAAATTAAATCAAACTAGGAACATACAAAACCATTTGGGACTTCACCGCCACAGACATTAACGAGCAAGCTAAGAGATACTGGTACATTAAGATTGATCCCTAGGACGTTGGCTTTGATTGCAGTGCACAAACAGACGGCAGCCTCAAGGTCGGCAAGTCCTTGGATAAGAGAGCAACATGGCTTCACCGGTGGTGAACCTAACTCAACTTTGACCAATCCCCCTAGAAGATTAGCACAAACCCCCAGTTTCAAGGCGTCTCTAGGGCAGGTTTCTGTATTTGGGTTTGTGTTTGGTACTGTGTTCGGGTTAGAGTTGGGATTGGGGTTGGGGGTGTTGTTCGTGTTAGTGTTGGGGTTGGGGTTTTGGTTAGTGTTAGGGAAGGGGTTGGGGTTGCTGCTTGGGTTTGTGTTGGGTTTTTGATTTGGATTGAGGTTGGGTTCTGGTATGTCGGACGTCGCACAGCCACTAACCATGATGCAGAATAAAAGGTTGAAAGCTATGACCAGAACAACGGACACATTACTCTTCGATGCCATGCCGAAATCGGTTATGAAAACTTTGTCAATTATGGTAAAGGAAGAGTGTGATGGAGTAAGGGTACAATGGAGCATTATATAGGTCTCTGTGgagtaatattttttgtttaaatatatTCCATTTAGTAATTGAGTCAAATTAGCATGTTATAGTTTTTGCTGCCACCAACCCATGCACATCAAAGCGTTGAAAgtcctttaaaaaaaaaaaaaaaaaaaaaaaaaaaaaaaaaaaaaaaaaaaac of the Lactuca sativa cultivar Salinas chromosome 6, Lsat_Salinas_v11, whole genome shotgun sequence genome contains:
- the LOC111890209 gene encoding lipid transfer protein EARLI 1, yielding MLHCTLTPSHSSFTIIDKVFITDFGMASKSNVSVVLVIAFNLLFCIMVSGCATSDIPEPNLNPNQKPNTNPSSNPNPFPNTNQNPNPNTNTNNTPNPNPNSNPNTVPNTNPNTETCPRDALKLGVCANLLGGLVKVELGSPPVKPCCSLIQGLADLEAAVCLCTAIKANVLGINLNVPVSLSLLVNVCGGEVPNGFVCS